From the Tribolium castaneum strain GA2 chromosome 2, icTriCast1.1, whole genome shotgun sequence genome, one window contains:
- the LOC661068 gene encoding UDP-glycosyltransferase UGT5-like isoform X1, producing MYLKTLVFCALLSLCNGYKILAVFPTPFHSHCTLASKLVTELAKRGHEVTYLSPFPKKTQTKNLREISLESIIPVINERKKQLLSLNDHSVFHTVHFLTNMGYAVTEEFYRNENVQKLLKSQEHFDLIILAQFVNEGLVGLAHHFNAPFVLMSSMPLFAWSKFFLTHPAPSSYVPNLLTPYSGHMNFWQRLCNSIYDVYSILYHQWVILPKHNQVIKKHIRGEPDVHNLLNNASLLLVNSHVSANEPTVQIPNVVEMGGMHLEEPKKLPEDLQKFLDGSKDGVIVFSMGSNLKSSDLPRDKRDAILRAFSKLKQNVLWKWEEEELPGQPKNVKLMKWMPQTDILAHPNVKAFVTHGGLLSTMESIYRGVPTIGIPIFSDQKTNMEIAVSYGYALLLPLQELTEEKLSSALDEILSNPKYRENVLKRSKIMKDRPIKPLDNAIYWIEYVIRHQGAPHLRYPGMDLNWFQRNLLDVGAFATIALLLILALIRLIVKLIFNKKVTKEKIN from the exons ATGTACCTTAAAACACTAGTATTTTGTGCACTTTTAAGCCTTTGCAATGGCTACAAAATACTGGCTGTTTTTCCAACACCATTTCACAGCCATTGCACTTTAGCCTCCAAACTTGTAACAGAATTAGCTAAGAGGGGCCATGAAGTCACTTACCTCAGCCCGTTTCCCAAAAAAACCcaaactaaaaacttgagagaAATTTCTTTGGAAAGTATCATTCCGGTAATCAATG aacggaaaaaacagttactctcaTTAAATGACCACAGTGTTTTCCACACTGTGCACTTTCTTACGAATATGGGTTACGCGGTAACGGAAGAGTTCTATCGGAACGAGAAtgtgcaaaaattgttaaagtcGCAAGAACACTTCGATCTGATAATATTGGCACAATTTGTAAATGAAGGTTTGGTTGGGCTTGCCCATCACTTCAACGCCCCTTTTGTCCTAATGTCTTCAATGCCCCTTTTCGCTTGGAGCAAATTTTTTCTAACCCATCCGGCACCATCGTCATATGTCCCAAATTTGTTGACTCCATACTCAGGTCATATGAATTTTTGGCAACGCCTCTGTAACAGTATTTACGACGTTTATTCGATACTCTACCACCAGTGGGTCATTTTGCCAAAACATAACCAAGTGATCAAAAAACATATACGGGGTGAGCCAGACGTACACAATCTCCTTAACAATGCTAGTCTTCTGTTGGTCAATTCGCACGTCAGTGCAAATGAACCCACAGTTCAAATACCAAATGTGGTCGAAATGGGTGGCATGCATTTAGAAGAACCCAAAAAACTGCCGGAGGATCTCCAGAAATTTCTGGACGGTTCCAAAGATGGTGTTATAGTGTTTTCCATGGGTTCGAATTTGAAAAGTTCGGACTTGCCACGGGACAAAAGAGATGCAATTCTTCGGGCGTTTTCGAAATTGaagcaaaatgttttgtggAAATGGGAAGAGGAGGAACTTCCAGGACAACCAAAAAATGTCAAGTTGATGAAATGGATGCCACAAACGGACATTTTGG cTCATCCAAATGTCAAAGCTTTCGTCACCCATGGCGGACTACTAAGTACCATGGAAAGTATCTACCGTGGGGTACCAACAATTGGAATACCCATTTTCTCGGACCAGAAAACCAACATGGAAATTGCGGTTTCGTACGGTTATGCCCTTCTGCTACCTTTACAAGAACTGACCGAAGAAAAATTATCCTCAGCTTTAGATGAAATTTTAAGCAATCCTAA GTATAGAGAAAATGTCTTAAAGCGatcgaaaataatgaaagatCGCCCGATTAAGCCGCTGGATAACGCCATCTATTGGATTGAATACGTTATCCGCCACCAAGGAGCCCCCCATCTTAGGTACCCCGGAATGGACTTGAACTGGTTTCAAAGAAATCTGCTGGATGTTGGCGCTTTTGCCACAATTGCGCTTTTGCTTATTTTGGCTTTAATTCGTTTAATTGtgaaactaatttttaacaaaaaggtgaccaaagaaaaaattaactaa
- the LOC661068 gene encoding UDP-glycosyltransferase UGT5-like isoform X2 encodes MNRERKKQLLSLNDHSVFHTVHFLTNMGYAVTEEFYRNENVQKLLKSQEHFDLIILAQFVNEGLVGLAHHFNAPFVLMSSMPLFAWSKFFLTHPAPSSYVPNLLTPYSGHMNFWQRLCNSIYDVYSILYHQWVILPKHNQVIKKHIRGEPDVHNLLNNASLLLVNSHVSANEPTVQIPNVVEMGGMHLEEPKKLPEDLQKFLDGSKDGVIVFSMGSNLKSSDLPRDKRDAILRAFSKLKQNVLWKWEEEELPGQPKNVKLMKWMPQTDILAHPNVKAFVTHGGLLSTMESIYRGVPTIGIPIFSDQKTNMEIAVSYGYALLLPLQELTEEKLSSALDEILSNPKYRENVLKRSKIMKDRPIKPLDNAIYWIEYVIRHQGAPHLRYPGMDLNWFQRNLLDVGAFATIALLLILALIRLIVKLIFNKKVTKEKIN; translated from the exons ATGAATCGAG aacggaaaaaacagttactctcaTTAAATGACCACAGTGTTTTCCACACTGTGCACTTTCTTACGAATATGGGTTACGCGGTAACGGAAGAGTTCTATCGGAACGAGAAtgtgcaaaaattgttaaagtcGCAAGAACACTTCGATCTGATAATATTGGCACAATTTGTAAATGAAGGTTTGGTTGGGCTTGCCCATCACTTCAACGCCCCTTTTGTCCTAATGTCTTCAATGCCCCTTTTCGCTTGGAGCAAATTTTTTCTAACCCATCCGGCACCATCGTCATATGTCCCAAATTTGTTGACTCCATACTCAGGTCATATGAATTTTTGGCAACGCCTCTGTAACAGTATTTACGACGTTTATTCGATACTCTACCACCAGTGGGTCATTTTGCCAAAACATAACCAAGTGATCAAAAAACATATACGGGGTGAGCCAGACGTACACAATCTCCTTAACAATGCTAGTCTTCTGTTGGTCAATTCGCACGTCAGTGCAAATGAACCCACAGTTCAAATACCAAATGTGGTCGAAATGGGTGGCATGCATTTAGAAGAACCCAAAAAACTGCCGGAGGATCTCCAGAAATTTCTGGACGGTTCCAAAGATGGTGTTATAGTGTTTTCCATGGGTTCGAATTTGAAAAGTTCGGACTTGCCACGGGACAAAAGAGATGCAATTCTTCGGGCGTTTTCGAAATTGaagcaaaatgttttgtggAAATGGGAAGAGGAGGAACTTCCAGGACAACCAAAAAATGTCAAGTTGATGAAATGGATGCCACAAACGGACATTTTGG cTCATCCAAATGTCAAAGCTTTCGTCACCCATGGCGGACTACTAAGTACCATGGAAAGTATCTACCGTGGGGTACCAACAATTGGAATACCCATTTTCTCGGACCAGAAAACCAACATGGAAATTGCGGTTTCGTACGGTTATGCCCTTCTGCTACCTTTACAAGAACTGACCGAAGAAAAATTATCCTCAGCTTTAGATGAAATTTTAAGCAATCCTAA GTATAGAGAAAATGTCTTAAAGCGatcgaaaataatgaaagatCGCCCGATTAAGCCGCTGGATAACGCCATCTATTGGATTGAATACGTTATCCGCCACCAAGGAGCCCCCCATCTTAGGTACCCCGGAATGGACTTGAACTGGTTTCAAAGAAATCTGCTGGATGTTGGCGCTTTTGCCACAATTGCGCTTTTGCTTATTTTGGCTTTAATTCGTTTAATTGtgaaactaatttttaacaaaaaggtgaccaaagaaaaaattaactaa
- the LOC661228 gene encoding UDP-glucosyltransferase 2, translated as MKPVLFVFGTNLLFSIAQCARILGVFPAPGYSQFILAEVLMKEIANRGHEVTVISPYKPHNAPPNYKTIETSDVIENSDGLDLYELDNESLFKNILTTYEFGNIITEFTLKNKEVQKLLHSDESFDLVIVEQFFNDAMKGFARHFNAPLVLFSSMGLTEWNKEYMGIPALPSINAISYTSYTNRMNFFERIRNLIGTIFDYCYRKWVFYPIQREYLSRYFPNSIDFDEIINNASLMLLNSHFTTSENVLLPYNMIEIGGFHVSQNPLSKDIQKILDEATDGAILFSLGSNLQSSDLTPKILNAILSVFGQLKQKVLWKFEKDLPEKPSNVFISKWLKQADILAHPNIQLFITHGGMLSTTEAIFNGVPILGIPVFADQKMNTARAKRAGFANVMSLKDLTEETFLSLINETINEPKYSENARKMSNLMRDRVVRPLDLAMYWVEYAIRNKGVRFETPVLKMYWFQVYMLDILCFVIFNLLVIYLSVKYLCSFTLPKKCKRNSKVNDRKKRQ; from the exons ATGAAACCAGTGTTGTTTGTTTTCGGTACAAATTTATTGTTCTCCATCGCACAATGTGCACGAATTTTGGGCGTTTTTCCCGCCCCTGGATACAGCCAGTTCATTTTAGCGGAAGTATTAATGAAAGAAATTGCCAATCGAGGACACGAAGTTACTGTAATTAGTCCATACAAGCCCCACAATGCACCTCCTAATTATAAAACGATTGAAACGAGTGACGTGATAGAAAACAGTGATG GGTTGGATTTGTATGAACTTGACAACGAATCgctgtttaaaaatattttgacgaCTTACGAATTCGGGAATATTATAACTgagtttacattaaaaaataaggaaGTACAAAAGTTGTTACACTCGGATGAGAGTTTTGATTTGGTGATTGTGGAGCAATTTTTCAACGATGCAATGAAAGGCTTCGCGAGGCATTTTAACGCACCTTTGGTCTTATTCAGTTCGATGGGTTTGACCGAATGGAACAAGGAGTACATGGGAATTCCGGCCCTGCCATCAATTAATGCGATTTCTTACACCAGTTACACCAACCgaatgaattttttcgaaagaaTTCGCAATTTGATCGGCACTATTTTCGACTATTGTTACCGCAAGTGGGTTTTTTACCCAATTCAGAGAGAATACTTGAGTAGATATTTCCCAAACTCCATAGATTTTGacgaaataataaacaatgcAAGCCTAATGTTACTAAACTCACATTTTACGACCTCCGAAAATGTCCTTTTGCCCTACAACATGATCGAAATTGGGGGCTTCCACGTCAGTCAAAACCCACTAAGTAAGgacatacaaaaaattttggacgAAGCCACCGATGGGgcgattttatttagtttggGCTCAAATTTGCAAAGTTCGGATTTGACACCTAAGATATTAAACGcaattttgtcagtttttggACAACTGAAACAAAAAGTCCTCTGGAAATTCGAAAAGGACTTACCAGAGAAACCCAGCAATGTTTTCATATCTAAGTGGCTGAAGCAAGCTGATATTTTAGCCCACCCTAACATACAATTATTCATAACCCACGGTGGTATGTTGAGCACCACTGAAGCCATATTTAATGGTGTTCCAATTCTTGGAATACCTGTTTTCGCTGACCAGAAAATGAATACAGCGCGAGCGAAACGTGCAGGATTTGCTAACGTGATGTCTTTGAAGGACTTAACAGAAGAGACGTTTTTGTCCTTAATTAACGAAACTATTAACGAGCCTAA atattcagaaaatgcaagaaaaatgtccAACTTGATGAGAGATCGGGTCGTAAGGCCGCTAGATCTAGCAATGTATTGGGTAGAATATGCAATTCGCAATAAAGGCGTTCGCTTTGAAACACCCGTTTTGAAAATGTACTGGTTTCAAGTATACATGCTCgatattttatgttttgtaatatttaatttattagtaatTTATTTGTCAGTAAAGTATTTATGCAGCTTTAcgttaccaaaaaaatgtaaaagaaatAGCAAAGTGAACGATAGAAAAAAAcgtcaataa
- the LOC100142151 gene encoding UDP-glucosyltransferase 2 isoform X1 has product MKEIASRGHEVTIISPYRPKPAFFNYTTIQTSDVLHSDDGFDLFELDNESLFKNILTTYEYGNLLTEFTLKDKGVQKLLHSNESFDLVIVEQFFTDALKGFATHFNAPLVLFSSVGLTEWNKHYMGNPVLPSTNTIVYTGYTNQMNFFQRIRNLAGTIFDYCYRTWVFYPIQRKYAEKYFPKPVNFDGIINNASLMLLNSHFTTSENVLLPYNMIEIGGFHVTQNRLNNDTQKLLDEATDGAILFSLGTNLKSCDLAPTTLRTILNVFGRLRQRVLWKFEKDLAEKPKNVFISKWLEQADILAHPNVRLFITHGGILSVTEAIFNGVPMVGIPVFVDQKMNMARAKHAGIANVISLKDLTEKFFSMINGTINDPTYSKNVRKMSKLMKDRVVRPLDLAVYWIEYAIRHKGVRFETPVSKMYWFQVYMLDILCFVMFNLLITYLLIKGLCTYLGKENSRVINDNKKKQ; this is encoded by the exons ATGAAAGAAATTGCCAGTAGAGGACATGAAGTTACTATAATTAGTCCATATAGACCTAAGCCTGCGTTTTTTAACTACACAACTATACAGACGAGTGATGTACTACACAGCGATGATG GGTTTGATTTGTTTGAACTTGACAACGAATCATTGTTCAAAAATATCCTGACGACTTATGAATACGGAAATCTTTTAACCGAATTTACTCTCAAAGACAAGGGAgtccaaaaactgttacactCGAACGAAAGTTTTGATTTGGTGATAGtggaacaattttttactgatGCCTTGAAGGGTTTTGCCACACACTTCAATGCCCCTTTGGTGCTTTTCAGTTCAGTTGGTTTAACAGAATGGAACAAACACTACATGGGAAACCCCGTTCTTCCCTCGACTAACACAATCGTTTACACCGGTTATACCAACcaaatgaattttttccaaagaaTTCGGAACTTGGCCGGCACCATTTTCGACTATTGTTACCGCACGTGGGTGTTTTACCCAATTCAGAGAAAATACGCGGAAAAATATTTCCCAAAACCCGTAAATTTTGATGGAATCATCAACAATGCAAGTCTAATGTTGCTCAACTCACACTTTACGACGTCCGAAAATGTGCTTTTGCCCTACAACATGATCGAAATTGGGGGATTTCACGTCACTCAAAACCGCCTAAATAATGATACGCAAAAACTGTTAGACGAAGCCACAGATGGAGCAATTTTGTTTAGTCTAGGAACGAACTTGAAAAGCTGTGATTTGGCACCAACTACTTTACGGAcaattttgaatgtttttggTCGACTCAGACAAAGAGTTTTatggaaatttgaaaaagactTGGCAGAGAAACccaaaaatgtgtttatatCAAAGTGGTTAGAGCAAGCTGATATTTTAGCTCACCCCAACGTACGGTTGTTCATCACTCATGGTGGTATATTAAGTGTGACCGAAGCAATATTTAATGGTGTTCCAATGGTCGGAATACCGGTCTTTGTGGACCAAAAAATGAACATGGCAAGGGCGAAACATGCAGGAATTGCGAATGTCATTTCTTTGAAGGACTTAACAGAgaagtttttttcaatgatAAATGGAACTATTAATGACCCcac atactctaaaaatgtaagaaaaatgtcaaaattgatGAAAGATCGGGTGGTGAGACCGCTAGATCTGGCAGTGTATTGGATAGAATACGCAATTCGTCATAAAGGTGTTCGTTTTGAAACACCTGTTTCGAAGATGTACTGGTTCCAAGTATACATGCTTgatattttatgttttgtgatgtttaatttattaattacgtATTTGTTGATAAAAGGTTTGTGTACTTACTTGGGAAAAGAAAACTCCAGAgtaataaatgataataaaaagaaacaataa
- the LOC661117 gene encoding UDP-glycosyltransferase UGT5-like, whose product MFIRILFLFCLLLCASESYKILAIFPTPSHSHHTLASKLVKELAKRKHEVTFVSPFPQKETVENLKEISVEEIIPIFNQQKKHLFKLNELTIFENVIFVNNIGLLVTEELLRNEKIQKLLESNEHFDLIILPQFINEGLLAIGHHFKAPVVLLSSMPLFSWSSFLLGHPTSSSYVPNIQTHYTGHMNFWQRLCNSIYDAYSILYHQWVVLPKHRRLVKKYVPGQPDLYDFLNNASLVLVNSHVSSYDATIQVPNVVEIGGFHLEEAKKLPEDLQKYLDGSKEGVVIFSMGTLLKSSSMPKEKLQALVQAFSKLKQQVLWKWDSEEMEGKPRNVKLVKWLPQSDVLAHPNVKVFITHGGLLSTMESIYHGVPTLGIPVFTDQKANIEFAVEAGSGIAVPYPELSEEKLSQALDQIINNPSYKTNALKRSKIMKDRPIHPLDYAIYWIEYVARHEGAPHLRYPGMGLAWYQRYLIDVAFFVGLALGSVFIITKQLLKLFMGTQNKQKKKTKKN is encoded by the exons ATGTTCATACGGATATTGTTTCTATTTTGCCTTCTTTTATGTGCTTCCGaaagttacaaaattttagcaaTCTTTCCTACACCATCCCACAGTCACCACACCTTAGCCTCCAAACTTGTAAAAGAATTGGCGAAAAGGAAACATGAAGTGACTTTTGTTAGTCCATTCCCTCAAAAGGAAACCGTGGAAAATTTGAAGGAAATTAGTGTAGAGGAAATAATACCAATATTTAACC aacaaaagaagcatttatttaaactcaACGAGCTGACAATTTTCGAGAATGTGATCTTTGTGAACAACATTGGGCTTCTTGTAACGGAAGAGTTACTCCGAAATGagaagatacaaaaattgttagagTCAAACGAACATTTCGATCTAATAATTCTGCCCCAGTTTATAAATGAGGGCTTGTTGGCCATCGGCCACCACTTCAAAGCACCGGTGGTACTTCTGTCATCCATGCCCCTTTTCTCATGGAGCAGTTTTCTCCTCGGACACCCAACTTCCTCATCTTATGTTCCAAACATCCAGACACATTACACAGGGCATATGAACTTTTGGCAACGACTTTGCAACAGCATTTACGACGCTTATTCCATCCTTTACCACCAATGGGTCGTACTACCAAAGCACAGACGGCTGGTAAAGAAATACGTACCAGGACAGCCCGACTTGTACGATTTCCTCAACAATGCCAGTTTAGTGCTAGTCAACTCGCACGTCAGTTCGTATGATGCCACAATTCAAGTACCAAATGTTGTGGAAATTGGTGGTTTTCACCTCGAAGAGGCGAAAAAACTACCGGAGGATctccaaaaatatttggatGGTTCCAAGGAGGGAGTTGTGATATTTTCAATGGGGACACTATTGAAAAGTTCGAGCATGCCAAAGGAGAAATTGCAAGCACTGGTCCAGGCATTTTCCAAACTGAAACAACAAGTTTTGTGGAAATGGGACAGTGAAGAAATGGAAGGAAAGCCGAGAAATGTCAAATTGGTCAAGTGGTTGCCACAGTCCGATGTTTTAG ccCATCCTAACGTAAAAGTGTTTATCACCCATGGTGGCCTTTTAAGTACCATGGAAAGCATATACCACGGGGTACCAACATTAGGAATTCCGGTTTTTACCGACCAGAAAGCAAATATTGAATTTGCAGTGGAGGCAGGGTCTGGCATTGCCGTTCCCTATCCAGAATTATCGGAAGAAAAATTATCTCAGGCCCTGGatcaaattataaataatccAAG cTACAAGACAAACGCCTTGAAGCggtcgaaaataatgaagGATCGACCCATACACCCATTGGATTATGCCATTTACTGGATAGAGTATGTCGCCCGACATGAAGGGGCACCACATCTTAGGTACCCTGGAATGGGCTTGGCTTGGTACCAACGCTATTTAATCGATGTCGCATTTTTCGTGGGGTTAGCACTAGgatcagtttttattattaccaaacaattgttaaaattgttCATGGGGacgcaaaataaacaaaaaaagaagacgaaaaagaattga
- the LOC100142151 gene encoding UDP-glucosyltransferase 2 isoform X2, whose protein sequence is MKEIASRGHEVTIISPYRPKPAFFNYTTIQTSDVLHSDDGFDLFELDNESLFKNILTTYEYGNLLTEFTLKDKGVQKLLHSNESFDLVIVEQFFTDALKGFATHFNAPLVLFSSVGLTEWNKHYMGNPVLPSTNTIVYTGYTNQMNFFQRIRNLAGTIFDYCYRTWVFYPIQRKYAEKYFPKPVNFDGIINNASLMLLNSHFTTSENVLLPYNMIEIGGFHVTQNRLNNDTQKLLDEATDGAILFSLGTNLKSCDLAPTTLRTILNVFGRLRQRVLWKFEKDLAEKPKNVFISKWLEQADILAHPNVRLFITHGGILSVTEAIFNGVPMVGIPVFVDQKMNMARAKHAGIANVISLKDLTEKFFSMINGTINDPT, encoded by the exons ATGAAAGAAATTGCCAGTAGAGGACATGAAGTTACTATAATTAGTCCATATAGACCTAAGCCTGCGTTTTTTAACTACACAACTATACAGACGAGTGATGTACTACACAGCGATGATG GGTTTGATTTGTTTGAACTTGACAACGAATCATTGTTCAAAAATATCCTGACGACTTATGAATACGGAAATCTTTTAACCGAATTTACTCTCAAAGACAAGGGAgtccaaaaactgttacactCGAACGAAAGTTTTGATTTGGTGATAGtggaacaattttttactgatGCCTTGAAGGGTTTTGCCACACACTTCAATGCCCCTTTGGTGCTTTTCAGTTCAGTTGGTTTAACAGAATGGAACAAACACTACATGGGAAACCCCGTTCTTCCCTCGACTAACACAATCGTTTACACCGGTTATACCAACcaaatgaattttttccaaagaaTTCGGAACTTGGCCGGCACCATTTTCGACTATTGTTACCGCACGTGGGTGTTTTACCCAATTCAGAGAAAATACGCGGAAAAATATTTCCCAAAACCCGTAAATTTTGATGGAATCATCAACAATGCAAGTCTAATGTTGCTCAACTCACACTTTACGACGTCCGAAAATGTGCTTTTGCCCTACAACATGATCGAAATTGGGGGATTTCACGTCACTCAAAACCGCCTAAATAATGATACGCAAAAACTGTTAGACGAAGCCACAGATGGAGCAATTTTGTTTAGTCTAGGAACGAACTTGAAAAGCTGTGATTTGGCACCAACTACTTTACGGAcaattttgaatgtttttggTCGACTCAGACAAAGAGTTTTatggaaatttgaaaaagactTGGCAGAGAAACccaaaaatgtgtttatatCAAAGTGGTTAGAGCAAGCTGATATTTTAGCTCACCCCAACGTACGGTTGTTCATCACTCATGGTGGTATATTAAGTGTGACCGAAGCAATATTTAATGGTGTTCCAATGGTCGGAATACCGGTCTTTGTGGACCAAAAAATGAACATGGCAAGGGCGAAACATGCAGGAATTGCGAATGTCATTTCTTTGAAGGACTTAACAGAgaagtttttttcaatgatAAATGGAACTATTAATGACCCcacgtaa
- the LOC661172 gene encoding UDP-glycosyltransferase UGT5-like, translating to MHLLKLFGFLSLFFYSCECYKFLALFQTSTKSHYILASKLFKEIAKKGHEVTFITPFEEQTPTKNLNVVPVKTLQTFFCTRRNSMFEFESANPLEKAKFLFEISYNFTEHLIQSTEVQTLLKSDEKFDGVIIYQYLNEALLGVAHHFKAPVILFSSMPLYAPESFLLSHPNPPSYVPNILVEYTGRMNFWQRLRNTFYDTSMIAYYLWNYLPKHRELVRKYVPGGPDLYDFVNNASLILINSHVSANEAVPLVPNAVEIGGYHIEEPKALPQDLQKFLDDSKNGVILFSMGSIVQSTHFPEEKRRELFKTFAKLKENVLWKWEGDDFPGLPKNVKVMKWIPQSDVLAHPNVRAFISHGGLLSTMESVYHAVPIVGIPVMADQKMNIELAVSYGYAVAVPYPELREETLTKALDKVLNDPTYRNNIKKRSLIMKDRPIKPLDNALYWIEYVIRHEGAPHLRYPGMDLTWYQRNLLDVAGFVLLVIFSLVFVIVNICKLLFRGKSKAKVVSKKKKNN from the exons ATGCATCTGTTAAAACTTTTCGGGTTTTtgagcttatttttttacagttgtgagtgttacaaatttttagctcTCTTCCAAACGTCCACTAAAAGTCACTACATACTCGCCTCAAAACTGTTCAAAGAGATTGCAAAGAAGGGACACGAAGTTACGTTTATTACCCCGTTTGAGGAACAAACGCctacaaaaaatctaaatgttGTGCCGGTCAAAACCTTGCAAACATTTTTCTGCA cacGTCGAAACTCGATGTTTGAATTCGAGAGTGCAAATCCGCTGGAGAAAGCCAAATTTCTTTTCGAGATAAGTTACAACTTTACCGAGCACTTAATCCAGAGCACGGAGGTCCAGACTTTGCTAAAATCGGACGAAAAATTCGACGGCGTGATTATTTATCAATACCTGAATGAGGCCCTTCTCGGAGTCGCTCACCATTTCAAAGCGCCGGTGATTCTATTCTCTTCAATGCCACTCTACGCCCCTGAAAGTTTCCTCCTGTCGCACCCCAATCCTCCCTCTTATGTCCCCAACATCCTGGTTGAGTACACCGGTCGTATGAATTTCTGGCAACGGCTGAGGAACACTTTCTACGACACGTCGATGATCGCGTATTACCTGTGGAATTACCTGCCGAAACACCGGGAACTCGTCCGAAAATATGTGCCAGGAGGGCCAGACCTCTACGATTTCGTTAACAACGCTAGtcttattttaatcaattcgCACGTCAGTGCTAACGAGGCCGTTCCTTTGGTCCCAAACGCGGTCGAAATCGGGGGCTACCACATCGAAGAACCCAAAGCGCTACCTCAGGACTTGCAAAAATTCTTAGACGACTCCAAAAACGGTGTCATACTTTTTTCGATGGGCTCGATTGTGCAAAGTACGCACTTTCCCGAAGAGAAACGCAGGGAGCTTTTTAAAACTTTCGCCAAATTGaaggaaaatgttttgtggAAATGGGAAGGAGACGATTTTCCCGGATTGCCGAAGAATGTTAAAGTGATGAAGTGGATCCCGCAATCGGACGTCCTCG CCCACCCTAACGTCCGAGCTTTTATCAGCCATGGAGGTTTGTTGAGTACCATGGAAAGTGTGTACCATGCTGTCCCAATTGTGGGAATTCCCGTAATGGCAGACCAGAAAATGAACATAGAGCTGGCCGTTTCGTACGGTTATGCTGTCGCAGTCCCTTATCCGGAATTAAGAGAGGAAACTTTGACGAAAGCTCTGGATAAAGTATTAAACGATCCGAC GTACcgcaataacattaaaaaaagatcACTTATAATGAAAGATCGGCCGATTAAACCTTTGGATAACGCTCTTTACTGGATTGAATACGTTATCCGGCACGAGGGCGCGCCACATCTCAGATACCCCGGAATGGATTTAACGTGGTATCAAAGAAATCTGCTCGATGTTGCGGGATTTGTTCTTCTTGTGATATTTTCTCTAGTCTTTGTTATTGTAAATATATGCAAATTATTGTTTAGGGGAAAATCCAAAGCCAAAGTCGTTagcaaaaagaagaaaaataacTAA